The following coding sequences are from one Streptomyces sp. NBC_01294 window:
- a CDS encoding ATP-binding protein has product MISHSRRHCVVELQALPSRIGQIRRIVSAQLRHWQLDPLIDRAALGVTELLSNVHRHAQPDKTCTVEIELRLGRLTVSVIDSDPRLPVIRAPQAESLETCGRGLALVAALSEAWGARQRPDGPGKAVWFSLTAAPTPAPPPHPVRIGAEPVREPTRTVVVAVDPGSVPTGLPVASPVGVRPG; this is encoded by the coding sequence GTGATCAGTCATTCCCGCAGGCACTGCGTCGTCGAACTGCAGGCCTTGCCGTCGCGGATCGGCCAAATCCGCAGAATCGTTTCGGCACAACTGCGCCACTGGCAGCTCGACCCGCTCATAGACCGGGCTGCGCTCGGCGTGACGGAGCTGCTCAGCAACGTCCACCGGCACGCGCAGCCGGACAAGACCTGCACCGTCGAGATCGAACTCCGCCTCGGGCGCCTGACGGTCTCGGTCATCGACAGCGATCCACGGCTTCCGGTGATCCGCGCTCCGCAGGCGGAGTCGCTGGAGACCTGCGGGCGCGGGCTCGCCCTCGTCGCGGCGCTCAGCGAGGCCTGGGGCGCACGGCAGCGGCCCGACGGACCGGGAAAGGCGGTGTGGTTCTCGCTCACGGCCGCCCCCACCCCGGCTCCGCCGCCCCACCCGGTGCGGATCGGGGCCGAACCCGTACGGGAACCCACGCGCACGGTGGTCGTGGCCGTCGACCCGGGCAGCGTCCCGACGGGCCTGCCGGTGGCATCGCCGGTCGGCGTCCGGCCCGGGTGA
- a CDS encoding ROK family transcriptional regulator — MNGNGAPPRVGDVTTPSASMTATRTRLERGRGALGPALELVHTGRAPTRAVLTAELGVTRATAGAVAAELEALGLIRVDSRPGGAGGAQGRPSHRLSVAEDGPVALAAQVHSDGFRAALVGLGGRIVATAPGKVTVSADPAQVLGAVVEAGAELLEVSGRRCVGAGLAVPSAVAEPEGTALNPLHLAWPAGSPVRDIFAECVKAAGIDGPALTGNDVNLAALAEHRHGAGRSAQHLLCVATGHRGVGGALVLDGRLHSGSSGLALEVGHLTVNPEGRACHCGGRGCLDVEADPLAFLTAAGRSPGPEVSLLQQARDLLRDEPGEPAVRAATEELIDRLGLGLAGLVNILNPDRIILGGLHRELLYADPERLRAVVADRSLWGRSGGVPILPCTLDHNSLVGAAELAWQPVLDDPLGALA; from the coding sequence ATGAACGGCAACGGGGCCCCGCCGCGGGTGGGGGATGTGACCACGCCATCCGCGTCCATGACAGCCACGCGGACCAGGCTGGAACGGGGTCGCGGCGCGCTCGGACCAGCCCTGGAGCTCGTCCACACCGGCCGCGCCCCGACCCGCGCCGTCCTGACGGCCGAGCTCGGGGTCACCCGCGCCACCGCCGGAGCCGTCGCCGCCGAGCTGGAGGCGCTCGGGCTGATCCGCGTCGACTCCCGTCCCGGAGGCGCCGGCGGCGCCCAGGGACGACCCTCGCACCGGCTCTCGGTGGCCGAGGACGGCCCGGTGGCGCTCGCCGCCCAGGTGCACTCGGACGGCTTCCGGGCCGCCCTGGTCGGCCTCGGCGGCCGGATCGTGGCCACCGCCCCCGGCAAGGTCACCGTCTCCGCCGACCCCGCACAGGTACTCGGCGCGGTGGTGGAGGCGGGCGCGGAGCTGCTCGAAGTGAGCGGGCGCCGCTGCGTCGGCGCGGGGCTCGCGGTCCCGTCGGCGGTCGCCGAGCCGGAGGGCACCGCGCTGAACCCGCTGCACCTGGCCTGGCCGGCCGGTTCTCCCGTACGGGACATCTTCGCGGAGTGCGTGAAGGCGGCCGGGATCGACGGCCCGGCCCTGACCGGGAACGACGTCAACCTCGCGGCACTGGCCGAGCACCGGCACGGCGCGGGGCGCAGCGCGCAGCACCTGCTGTGCGTGGCCACCGGGCACCGCGGGGTCGGCGGCGCGCTGGTGCTGGACGGCCGCCTGCACAGCGGGAGTTCGGGCCTGGCCCTGGAGGTCGGCCACCTCACCGTGAACCCCGAGGGCCGGGCCTGCCACTGCGGCGGCCGCGGCTGCCTGGACGTGGAGGCGGATCCGCTGGCCTTCCTCACCGCGGCGGGCCGCAGCCCCGGCCCCGAGGTCTCGCTGCTCCAGCAGGCCCGTGACCTGCTGCGCGACGAACCCGGGGAGCCGGCGGTACGGGCGGCCACGGAGGAGCTGATCGACCGGCTCGGGCTCGGCCTCGCGGGCCTGGTCAACATCCTGAACCCGGACCGGATCATCCTGGGCGGGCTGCATCGGGAGCTGCTGTACGCCGACCCGGAGCGGCTGCGCGCGGTGGTCGCGGACCGGAGCCTGTGGGGGCGCAGCGGCGGGGTGCCCATCCTGCCGTGCACCCTGGACCACAACAGCCTCGTCGGCGCGGCGGAGCTGGCGTGGCAGCCGGTGCTCGACGACCCGCTGGGAGCGCTGGCCTGA
- a CDS encoding SRPBCC family protein — MARRLRPVGLDFIDDAPVRLVFATETAAPPEAVYQALAEEVEGWPRWFRAVTLVRPTHGGAGREVRLMGGVRFQETIMAADPEQRYAYRVDTTNAPGFRALLEEWRLTPSGSGTHVRWTFAADGSAPFRLGLTAARPGLGHSFRTAVRTLDGRLTGRRGADQ, encoded by the coding sequence ATGGCTCGCCGACTCCGTCCGGTGGGGCTGGACTTCATCGACGACGCGCCGGTCCGGCTGGTGTTCGCCACCGAGACCGCGGCGCCGCCCGAGGCCGTGTACCAGGCGCTCGCCGAGGAGGTGGAGGGCTGGCCGCGCTGGTTCAGGGCGGTGACCCTGGTCCGCCCCACGCACGGTGGCGCGGGCCGCGAGGTCAGGTTGATGGGCGGGGTGCGCTTCCAGGAGACGATCATGGCCGCGGACCCCGAGCAGCGTTACGCGTACCGGGTCGACACGACCAACGCACCCGGGTTCCGTGCCCTGTTGGAGGAGTGGCGGCTGACGCCCTCCGGCTCCGGCACTCACGTCCGCTGGACCTTCGCCGCGGACGGCTCGGCCCCGTTCCGCCTCGGCCTGACCGCCGCCCGCCCGGGCCTGGGCCACTCCTTCCGTACGGCGGTCCGGACCCTGGACGGGCGGCTCACCGGTCGGCGCGGGGCGGATCAGTAG
- a CDS encoding PLP-dependent cysteine synthase family protein: protein MSTTGTTSTTGTTATTIDVDRSDADYRAWLKEAVRKVQADANRSADTHLLRFPLPGAWGIDLYLKDESTHPTGSLKHRLARSLFLYALCNGWVRPGRPVIEASSGSTAVSEAYFAKLIGVPFIAVMPRTTSPEKCRLIEFHGGECHFVDDPMKMYEESAELAARTGGHYMDQFTYAERATDWRGNNNIAESMYQQLKLERFPEPAWIVATAGTGGTSATIARYVHYMQHDTRICVPDPENSCFFDGWTNDDPHASSDCGSRIEGIGRPRMEPSFVPGAIDRMMKVPDAASVAACRALETAIGRKAGGSTGTGLWSALKIISEMVAEGRTGSVVTLLCDPGDRYLDKYYSDEWLATQRLDIAPYAKTLETLLTTGVWREPSA, encoded by the coding sequence ATGAGCACCACCGGCACGACCAGCACCACCGGTACGACTGCCACGACCATCGACGTCGATCGCAGCGACGCGGACTACCGCGCCTGGCTCAAGGAGGCCGTCCGCAAGGTCCAGGCCGACGCCAACCGCTCCGCGGACACCCACCTGCTGCGCTTCCCGCTCCCCGGCGCGTGGGGCATCGACCTCTACCTCAAGGACGAGTCCACGCACCCGACGGGCTCGCTCAAGCACCGCCTCGCGCGCTCGCTGTTCCTGTACGCGCTCTGCAACGGCTGGGTCCGTCCCGGCCGCCCGGTCATCGAGGCCTCGTCCGGCTCCACCGCCGTCTCCGAGGCGTACTTCGCCAAGCTGATCGGTGTCCCCTTCATCGCCGTCATGCCGCGCACGACCAGTCCGGAGAAGTGCCGCCTCATCGAATTCCACGGCGGCGAGTGCCACTTCGTGGACGACCCGATGAAGATGTACGAGGAGTCGGCGGAGCTCGCGGCCCGTACCGGCGGGCACTACATGGACCAGTTCACGTACGCGGAGCGGGCCACCGACTGGCGCGGCAACAACAACATCGCGGAATCGATGTACCAGCAGCTGAAGCTGGAACGTTTCCCCGAGCCCGCCTGGATCGTGGCGACCGCGGGCACCGGCGGTACGTCGGCGACGATCGCGCGCTACGTGCACTACATGCAGCACGACACCCGCATCTGCGTCCCGGACCCGGAGAACTCCTGTTTCTTCGACGGCTGGACCAACGACGACCCGCACGCGAGCAGCGATTGCGGCTCGCGCATCGAGGGCATCGGCCGGCCGCGGATGGAGCCGAGCTTCGTGCCCGGCGCCATCGACCGGATGATGAAGGTCCCGGACGCGGCGAGCGTCGCCGCCTGCCGCGCGCTGGAGACGGCCATAGGGCGCAAGGCGGGCGGTTCGACCGGTACCGGCCTGTGGAGCGCCCTGAAGATCATCTCGGAGATGGTCGCGGAGGGCCGCACCGGCAGCGTCGTCACCCTGCTGTGCGACCCGGGCGACCGCTACCTGGACAAGTACTACTCCGACGAGTGGCTGGCGACGCAGCGGCTCGACATCGCCCCGTACGCGAAGACCCTCGAGACGCTCCTGACGACCGGGGTCTGGCGCGAACCGTCCGCCTGA
- a CDS encoding alpha-ketoglutarate-dependent dioxygenase AlkB family protein produces MDGELFPRERTVIAPGAVHVPDWLGDTRQGELLAACRAWARPPAGMRTVRTPGGGVMTARQVCLGLHWYPYGYARTAVDGDGAPVKPMPGWLAELGREAVAAAYGDPPAPAETYAHDYDIALINFYDGDSRMGMHRDAEERSAAPVVSLSLGDTCVFRFGNTDSRGRPYQDVELRSGDLFVFGGPSRLAYHGVPKVLPGTGPRGLGLTGRLNITLRVGGLD; encoded by the coding sequence ATGGACGGGGAACTCTTCCCGCGCGAGCGGACCGTGATCGCCCCCGGCGCCGTGCACGTGCCCGACTGGCTCGGGGACACGCGGCAGGGCGAGTTGCTGGCGGCCTGCCGCGCGTGGGCCCGCCCGCCGGCCGGGATGCGCACCGTACGCACCCCGGGTGGTGGGGTGATGACCGCCCGGCAGGTGTGCCTCGGCCTGCACTGGTACCCGTACGGATACGCCCGCACCGCCGTCGACGGGGACGGGGCGCCGGTCAAGCCGATGCCGGGGTGGCTCGCCGAGCTGGGGCGGGAAGCGGTGGCCGCCGCGTACGGGGACCCGCCGGCCCCCGCGGAGACGTACGCCCACGACTACGACATCGCGCTGATCAACTTCTACGACGGCGACTCCCGCATGGGGATGCACCGCGACGCCGAGGAGAGGTCCGCGGCACCGGTCGTCTCGCTCAGCCTCGGCGACACCTGCGTCTTCCGCTTCGGGAACACCGACTCGCGCGGGCGCCCGTACCAGGACGTGGAGCTGCGCAGCGGGGATCTCTTCGTCTTCGGAGGTCCGAGCCGCCTGGCCTATCACGGCGTGCCGAAGGTCCTGCCGGGCACGGGCCCGCGGGGCCTCGGGCTGACCGGCCGCCTGAACATCACGCTCCGGGTCGGCGGGCTGGACTGA